The Rattus norvegicus strain BN/NHsdMcwi chromosome 20, GRCr8, whole genome shotgun sequence genomic interval atagtgataaaaacctcatggtattgatacagaaacagacaggttgataaaCAGAATAGAATCAGATTTCCAgaaatacaccaacacacctatggacaATTAGTTTTTTACggaggagccaaaaccatacaatagtAAAAGGAAAGCTTCtccaacaaatggtgttggtctaactggatgtctgcatgtagaagaatgtaaatagatacatatttatcaaaaatcaagtccaagtggatcaagaatgtCAATATAAAACAGGATACActaaatataatagaagagaaaataggtaATAACCTTGAACTCAATGGCATATGAGTccattttctgaacagaacaccaatggctcaggctctaagatcaacaaatagcaaatgggacctcatgaaactgaaaagcttgtgtaaggcataggacactgttaatcagacaaaatggcagcctacagattaggATAGGATCTCCATCAACCCTaaatccaacagagggctaatattcaaactATATAAAgagttcaagaagttagactctaacAATAACCCGATTtgaaagatggggttcagagcttaacagagaattctcagcaaaAGAATCCTAATGTCTGGGAAGCTGTTAAAGAAGTATTTAAGGTCCCctgtcatcggggaaatgcaaatcaaaacaatcctgaaactCCGTCAATacacaatcagaatggctaagatcaagtgatagcagatgctggcaaggagcatcctttgctggtgggagtgcaacttgtacaaccactttggaagtcaatttggtggtttctcagaaaactgggaatagccctaccccaagacccagctatacctgggcatataccaaaaagactTTCCACTGTACCACAAGGACATTGCTTCACTATACTCATAGCTTTATTCTtgataaccagaaactggaaacaacctagatgtcccccAACCAAAGAATGATACAGataatatggttcatttacacaatggaatacttttcagctattaaaaacaagaacaccatgaatttttcaaatggacagaactagataatatcattctgggtgaggtaacccagactcaaaaggacatgcatggtatgtactcacttataagtggacagtAGCCATAGAATTCAGGATAAACATGCTACaaacacagacccaaagaaacttaGTAATAAGGAAGTCCTAACAGAGAAtgcatgaatctcactcagaaggggaaaggtggtgcatgcctttaatcccaggcctgaggaggcagaggcagatgggtctctgtaagttcaaagccagcctgttctacaaaggGAGCTCCTGGACagctagggatacacagagaaaccctgtttcaaagaggGCATGGGTAAAGTCCTGAATGGATTAAAAgaatatacaaataaacagaTGAATGAAATAAGAAGAACAATAGGGGAAACAataaaacatattcaacaaagagGCACCAATACTGcaaaaaaaatgcaaataagaatTTTGGAAATAAAATCTCAATAAGTCAAATAAGAAGTGTCAGGCAGAATGTTACAGCTTGAAGACAAAGAGGAGTAATTAGAACAGTCATCATGATCATCAGTAGATCATGGCAAACGTGAAACAGTAACAAAACACAGACAGAACCTAGAAGATCCTgtcaggaaaacaccaaatgtatgAATTATGAGCATGGAGGGATGGGAAGAAGTGAGAAGTAAGGGCAGATAAACTATGTCCAACAAAATAATTCTCAAATGCAGAGACAGACGACTATACTATGAAAGGGAGGATTTTGAATGTAAAACTGGTAAGCTTAGGAAAGAATTTCCTCAAATAATTTTATAAGAATGTAAAGCGCTATGTAGAAcagatagagagggagaggggggaagggaaggaggggggaggggggggagagagagagagagagagagagagagagagagagagagagagagagagaatgggaaaacTGTGAGAAGGAGCAAACCACATACAGAAGCAAACCTATCCTATTAACTGAACAAAAATGTTAAATGCTAGCAAGGCaaataattgtttatttttagtcTCCAGGAAGTGTGTCCTCAACAGGACCTCCCTGTGTCCTTCGGCATCTGAGAATTGAGCCCTCATCTCCAAGACTAGCACAATGATAACTGTGTGCTATATCTTCCATGTGCTTTATACTAAAGGGTCAACAAGAAGGCTCCAGGCCTTATGAGCACCTGCGTGAGGTGCTGCCTCACCGTCGGTGGGGACTGTAACTTGGAAACTTGTGAATGGCACAAACTCTAGTGCCAAAATCCTGAAAGATCAAAATCTCTAAAGCCTAACATCCCTGAAAGTCAAAAACCATTATATTTACAGGTATAAAGCTCTGTGCACACAGCTGCCAGCCATAGCAATATGTTTAGATGCTTTGCTTGTTGACTAATGTCTGTATCAATATACATTCATAAGTGTTATACCTGTGTGAGCTTCATGAAGGTTTTTGAGCTGAGTGCTATACATGCAAAATTTTGTACACTTTTGCCTATCTTGTGAAATAAAGTAGCCTGTTTTCCAATGTTTTATGTTCCTAAACTAGATATTCCTtcgaaaatgtaaataaatgacttTAGAGtggttttgaaaatatttccaaaattaCACTCTAGAGATGTTAAACTTTTGTGATTATGACATTCAAAACAACTGTCTTTTGACATAGGGATACAAACTCCTTACTGGACATCACCTGTGTAGTGTTGATGACTGGCTTATACTTTAGAATGGACCCCTCAGCAGGAGAATTTTCTTTAGGTCTCTCGGGGGTTGATTCTCCCAGCACGTTCTCCTTTCAAATTAGGAAGCCTTCCACAGCTCTTACGAGTTAAGGCACTCTAAAATTTTATGTGGGTTATATCGATCAATATTTATCACGTTAGAGAGTAAAATTGCTAAAGCCCAGCGTAAGGGTGCATGCCTGTATTCCCAACGTTTGGAAGGTAGAGGCTTTGACCAGAGAAGAGTTCAGAACCACACTCAGCTACATAAAGAATATgtaggcagcctgggctacatgagacagaaagagaaaaggagttaGGGATAAATGAGAGGAAGGGAGTAAGAGAGAAaagcaaggaagagaaagatggcTGGAGGAATCTAGTATTCTGCAAGTATAGTTTAAGAGGAGGTCTGTAATCTGGGCAGCAAACACTGGCAAAGAGGTTCCCTGCCCTTCTTGACTTGTTTAATGGCGTAATGGTGGTCTTAAAAGAGTtaagggtaggggttggggatttagctcagtggtagagcacttgcctagcaagcgcaaggccctgggttcggtcctcagctccgaaaaaaagaaaaaaaaaggaaaaaaaaaagagttaaggaTAGCCTCGTCTACATAATGAGCTCTAGGCTAGCCAGAAcctcagtgagatcctgtctcaataaataaataaaaaataaaataaggtaaaatacAGTATACAAAAACACCCAACACCAACTTCTGACCTCCTTATGTGGACACCTGAacgcatgtacacatgtacactcacacccAGTAAAGTCATTACCGAACAATGGCAATAAATAATGTATTGATGTTAAGTAGAATTGCTGGTTTTGTAGATGCAGTGATATCTACGATGacggaaagaagaaaagaatagggggaaaaataaaaatggataacCAAGAATAGTATATGAGAGCTAAGAGAGAGACCCACAACCCTTGAAGTCGTCTGCAGAAGGTTCTCCCAGGTCATCCTACGCTTCTTGCCACCTGAGGAACAGACTCCAAGATAACGTTAATTAGTTGTGTGAGGCTCTCCCgattggaaaacaaaaatgtaCTGGGAGACTCGGGTCCTTAGAGACATAAAGAAAAACCTCCTGCTGAGGGACCCATGTTgcagaagggggaaaaaataagTCAGTCATCAGGTACTACCTGCCTTTATCAATGACTATTCCCCAAGTAGGAAAGCGTTATGCAGAAGATGCACAGGAAAACACTGGGAGATCCAGGATAAAATAAATCAGAGACCGACCTGCAGCAGGACCAATGTGTGGGCTCATGGTTCTAATGGGCATTTATATTTTTGCATAGCATAAATTCAAATTTTTGTACCTGCTTAAGTTTGTCTTTTTAGttgtgtatattttattatatgtagtGACTTTCCTGTTATTTGTAATGACGTTTGTGTATGTACATAATATATGATGCATTTGTAACCTTGAATGAACCTGGCTTCTGAGAGTATTAATTTACTCTTCTGTAGATTTAGGACTGCAACATGTTGGTGTTTGCATCCACACGGTTTGTGGACAGGGTCTGGGCACTCTGTATGAATCGTGATATAAAAGGATGAGTCTGAGAAGCACCAAGGTGCAGAGATGAGCAACTGAAAGAGACCTTGTATTCCATTGCACTTTTAGGAGAGAGCTCTTCACTCCTCTAATCAGCTAATAGCTTTATTTCCTGCAGCTGCCTGAGAGAGGTGATTATTTCGTCTTCCCTGCCAAATGGAGACTGTGAGCTCTAGCTGAGGTAAGATAATAGCAAATAAAGAGAGGCTTCTGGAAGATGGTAAAGAATGGATCAAAGAAGAGAAGCactgagaggaaagagagagagagagagagagagagagagagagagagagagagagagagagagagagagagaggagaaaaaaagataacGAGTTTAGAGGAAAAACAGGACAGGAAATTCCCTTGACTTggaataggatttttttttttaccataatcAAATTCTGGGTTCATCGGGGAAAGAAATGTCCACCTCCACCACGACGGGGGGGGAAAAAAGCATGGAAAGGCTGGGTGTAATGATTTATGGTGATCTCTGTGCTCTGGaagttgaggcaagaggatcgaGGTGAATTGCAGACCAGTTTGAAATATGGTGAATTCTGGGCCTTTCTGGATATAATTAAGacctaaaataaaaggaagagagagagagagagagagagagagagagagagagagagagagagagagaccgggCAGACAAATCCTGAGCAAGAGCAGAAGACTCTAAATTCAGTGTGTACTTCTGAGGATGAAAACAGTGCAGAGAAACCAGAAACAAATATGCACCCAAGGTTCCTAGGGTGATCTGGGTATAACATGGGCTTGTGCCTAGATGTCTCAGTTCTAAGGCCCTGATATACTAAAGAAAAAGGAGTCCCCAGGCAGAGAGGTCATCTCTACCCCTTCCAAGCACACACAGTGGCGGCTCCTCTCCGCCCCTCCCTCTTGACCAAAGGCTAGGGCAAGATGGGCACCAACTCCTCCCTGGTGACTGAGTTCGTTCTGGTGGGCTTCTCGCGTTTGGTCCACCTGCAGAgcatcctcttctctctcttcttggtCGTCTACCTGCTCACGGTGGCAGGCAACCTCCTCATCGTGGCGCTGGTCTCAACAGACGCAGCATTGCAgtcccccatgtacttcttcctccgCATCCTCTCAGCCCTGGAGATCTGCTACACTTCGGTCACAGTTCCCTTGTTGCTGCACCATCTGCTCACAGGCAGACGCCAGATCCCGCGCTCCGGCTGCGCTCTGCAAatgttctttttcctcttctttggtGCCACCGAGTGCTGCCTGCTGGCtgccatggcctatgaccgctatgcgGCGATCTGCGAGCCCCTGCGCTACCAGGTCCTGCTCAGCCGCAGGGTGTGTGTGCAGCTCGCGGGCGCCGCGTGGTCCTGCGGGGCTCTAGTGGGGCTGGGCCACACATCCTTCATCTTCTCCTTGCCCTTCTGTGGCCCCAACGCGGTCCCTCACTTCTTCTGTGAGATCCAGCCGGTGCTGCAGTTGGTGTGTGGAGACACCTCGCTCAACGAGCTGCAAATTATCCTCGCTGCTGCCCTTATCATCTTGTGCCCCTTTGGCCTCATTCTTAGTTCCTACGGAAGGATCCTGGTCACCATCTTCCGCATCCCATCGGCTGCTGGTCGCCGCAAGGCTTTCTCCACCTGTTCCTCCCACCTGGTTGTGGTGTCTCTCTTCTACGGCACTGCCATCTTCATCTATATCCGCCCTAAGGCCAGCTATGATCCAACCACGGACCCCCTGCTGTCCCTCTTCTATGCTGTGATCACCCCCATCCTCAATCCTgtcatctacagcctgaggaacgCGGACGTCAAGGCCGCCCTAaaaagaagcatccagaaaatgGGGCCCGCAGAGATTTGATGAAGGGTGGGAGATGACTCCGGGTTCCAAATTAACGAGGATCAAAGGAGAGGAGACATGGAACACAGACTTATCTTTAAAGAGCTACTGACTCTCTCAACATCCACGGATCTGTCTTCTGTTGCAAAGAGTTGATTTTACAAGAACAAATTGGCCCAGTGCtggtggtgatgcatgcctttaatttcagcagtcTGGAGGCACAGGCTGGagaaaaattacacacacacacaccaccaccaccaccaccaccaccaccaccaccaccaccacatacacacaccagactATGGAGGTGAAAAAGTTTTCACCTATATACAGAGCAATAGACCTGGAAGTTATCTGGCACTGAAACATAGGGTTATTTCCAGACTGTATACTAGCTCAGGATTAGTACATAGTTGTACATAGCTAGCACACGTAAGTAAGCACATCgatcgaggaggaggaggaggaggaagaggaggagaaggataaaTCTGTCCCTGGTAAGAACAAAATTCTTAAAAAGTGAAAGGGGATCAGAAAGAATCATGGAAGTTAGATCTTATCAAATTAATACAGCACAGAGTTTGAAAGGATTAATATTACTGTacttaaattttgtttgtttggaattttttgttttgttttgttgttgtgttttgttgttgtttgggggtgggtttgttttcatttttgtttttttggtttggttgtttttagaCAGAGGCTGCTAGAACTCTGGCAGGTCTCAAACTCATCTaacctggccttaaactcctgattctcccacctctacctcccaagtgttgagattttAGGTGTGGACTACCACACCTGATTTGAATTTAAATcctcattttttttaactaattagCTATGTGATCGCAAACAAATGAGATAATCTGTCTGCACTTTAAATTCCTCATCCATAAAGCTGAGATTACAAGGAGGTCAGTTTCTCTGGGAGCCTGTGAGAACCCACGCTACATGGGTACCTCTACAAAGATTTTCTAGTAGTAAGTCAGATAGATTTGCACAGGAAGTAATGTCCATCTCACGGTGTGTGCCTTTGCTCGGGGAATAAGGGTATTTTTGTGTCGATGGGGTTGGTAATTAGAAAACTGAGAGGGAAGTAGAGAAAGATGTCGCACAAAGCTGCAGGAAAATGACCCCTATCAGTGAGACAAACCAAAAGCATCCAGGACACTGAAATAGGAGTCTCCATGAGGATCACGAGGACATTAATAATTACTTATAATTAAAATGCCTAAGATATGATGAGCAGGAGTGTTATATGTTAAGTGTTATGTGTTATATACAGGAATGAAGTTGTcaaagaaatttaattttaaaagaagaaaaatgtaaaataaaatccaCGTGACTTTTACTGTTCCCGACACTCATTCACCATCTTCTATGTGCTTGTTGCCCTGCTTGACACTGTGAAAACTGAGTAAACACAGGGTGGTGATTTTATGCAGACAGTCTGGGGAGAAGATGCTAACACCCATGAAACTGTCATCAAACAATGTAAATTTGGGAAATATGGCATTCAAACCTTTACAGTGGGACTGGGGTGTTGGCTCCATGGTAAAGTTCTCCCCTAGTAAGCCCAAGGCCCTGAGCTCAATCcctaaaactgaaataaaaattacACATGGATGGTTACCCTGCCAGTTCCCAGGAAGATGGCATGGCCTCCCCCATGTTGTCAGTGAGTAAAGCCTCAGTGCCCTTGGTGTCTCATAGCTGTAGAACATCTACCAAGAGGAATGACATCACAGAAGAGCTACCTGAAGAATTTGCAGCATAGCTTTGCCCCTGGTCACTTGAATTCCAGAGTGAAGTGTGCCTGCAgaactaaatatttaaaatacaacatATCCACCTCCTGGTTTCCTCCACCTACACGTCCTTCAGAGGCCTCTCTAGCTAACTGGTGCTTTGGCATTTTGCCATTGGTTTCCCTTGGGGAAGAGCTTTATGAAACCCATAGGAAAACTTAACCCTCGTCACCACGATAGGTACAACAGTACTCTTCTTGTCATATTGGAAAtgtcttcttttttgagacatggtcttactgTATAACTAAGGTTGGTCTTGCCCTCTCAGTTCTttagttctgagattaaaggcaaagCCACCAGGCCCTGCTAACAATTACTTTTTAAATCATTTACGGAGGCATCATTAACCTGTAGTGGATTGGATATATTTAAGTAGTCTGATAAATGTTGACAAACGTACGCTCCATGAAACCATTGTCACAACCATTAAACAACATGCATATCCCCCAAAGTTTTCCTAATGCCCCACTGCCCACAATACATATTTGCAAACAATCTTTCGCCTACGTCCTATCATTACAGATCAGTTTGCCTTTTCTGGAGGTTTGTATGAATGGACTTTTTGGTCTGACTACTTCCAAACAATGCGATTGTTTtcagatccatccatccatgttaTGGTGTATAGTATATTCACTTCTGAGTAGTAGCCCATCAAACAAGACCTCAATTTTTGCCTCCATCTGCTGATGAAAACATGGGATGTGTCCAGGTTTTTACTCTTACATACCAAGTATTTGTTACACACAGATGTAAAAATAGTCACATCACATGAGAACAGGAGTTGGCTTTGAGTGAGGAAAGCCCTGGGTTAAGGGTTGAGACTGGgaactgaagaaatggctcagcagatgaGGGCTATTCaccaagcacaaggacctgattTGAATCCCCAGAGATCACAAGATAGAATGAGAGAACCAACCCCCATAGGCTGTCCTCTGATTTCAACGCATGTGCTATGTGGTTCATGAGCACACGTATGAccacaaaaatgcacacacaggAGACTGGAGGGGTCAGGATCAAGTGTGGGGAGATACAGGAGCATGAATGCAAACTCAGCTACTGGGGTGAGGGGGTCTCTAGGAAGTGCtaaagacctgggataagggaggcttCTAAGAGTCAATGCagatgaccttagctgagatgcATAATAAAGGGGTTGCAGAACCTTGAAGTGGTAATATTGTCAAGGCTCAGTTGtgccatgtgatgtttttctggaagttgtcttatgagaggatgttttgctgaaacagacaCCTGAGAGGATGTTTTTTTCTGGAAGGTGTCTAGTGAAAGGGCATGTGATTCACTGGAGCAGACACTTGGGAGGGcaagtgatgtttggaaagagtgtgagtataacccaacagacagtagGACcctctggcattggttcaccttgctggTCATCGTTGGACTTCACCTTGCCAGTCTTTGCTGACGATGCTCTGACACTGGTTTGCGTGCCTTCTTGGCTGATCTtcatagagagaaaagcacccaagaacttctggtggtgttctggctGCTTCTTGACACTTCGGTCAACTTGTGCCGATTGGCTGAGTCTTGATGGTTCTTCTGAATTGACCCACTGCTGCTGATTCTTGGTTGGTGTTTTTGCTAGTAGACTGGACTTCTGACGATGAAGATTGGAatcgccccaaagaactatttctaaacaggtccacatccctcTTGTCCTATTAGCCA includes:
- the Or10c1 gene encoding olfactory receptor 1744, with the protein product MGTNSSLVTEFVLVGFSRLVHLQSILFSLFLVVYLLTVAGNLLIVALVSTDAALQSPMYFFLRILSALEICYTSVTVPLLLHHLLTGRRQIPRSGCALQMFFFLFFGATECCLLAAMAYDRYAAICEPLRYQVLLSRRVCVQLAGAAWSCGALVGLGHTSFIFSLPFCGPNAVPHFFCEIQPVLQLVCGDTSLNELQIILAAALIILCPFGLILSSYGRILVTIFRIPSAAGRRKAFSTCSSHLVVVSLFYGTAIFIYIRPKASYDPTTDPLLSLFYAVITPILNPVIYSLRNADVKAALKRSIQKMGPAEI